The following are encoded in a window of Streptomyces sp. SAT1 genomic DNA:
- a CDS encoding CDGSH iron-sulfur domain-containing protein, producing MPNDPCDSAGPAPRPEAPPCRVTVRRQGPVLLDGPVEVELEDGTTVSSDRFRVALCTCRRSRRYPWCDTSHRRRAPGPSGGPVGGRDRTVPDVPG from the coding sequence GTGCCGAACGACCCCTGTGACAGCGCCGGGCCCGCGCCGCGGCCCGAGGCTCCGCCGTGCCGGGTGACCGTGCGGCGGCAGGGCCCGGTCCTGCTGGACGGCCCCGTGGAGGTGGAACTGGAGGACGGGACCACGGTCTCCTCCGACCGGTTCCGGGTGGCGCTGTGCACCTGTCGGCGCAGCCGCCGCTATCCGTGGTGCGACACGAGTCACCGCAGGCGCGCCCCGGGCCCGTCCGGCGGGCCGGTCGGAGGCCGTGACCGTACCGTGCCGGACGTGCCCGGGTGA
- a CDS encoding HemK2/MTQ2 family protein methyltransferase has protein sequence MYAPQEDTALLAEALSDEVLEPGARVLDVGTGSGELALAAARRGARVSAVDVSRRAVWTTRLNARLNGLPVRAHRGNLFGPVRGRSFDLVLANPPYVPAPPARHAPRGRSRAWDGGHDGRLVLDRICRDGPGLLRPAGVLLLVHSALSDPDRTLDLLRASGCKAAVVRRRWIGFGPVLRTRQEWLRASGLLDAAEEREELVVIRAERPL, from the coding sequence GTGTACGCCCCGCAGGAGGACACCGCGCTGCTGGCCGAGGCCCTGTCCGACGAGGTACTCGAGCCGGGGGCGCGGGTCCTGGACGTGGGCACGGGCAGCGGTGAGCTGGCGCTGGCGGCCGCCCGGCGCGGCGCACGGGTGAGCGCGGTCGACGTGTCGCGCCGGGCGGTGTGGACCACCCGGCTCAACGCCCGGCTGAACGGGCTGCCGGTGCGCGCCCACCGCGGCAACCTGTTCGGGCCGGTGCGCGGGCGGTCCTTCGACCTCGTCCTCGCCAATCCGCCCTACGTCCCCGCTCCTCCAGCGCGGCACGCCCCGCGCGGCAGGTCACGCGCCTGGGACGGCGGGCACGACGGGCGGCTCGTCCTGGACCGGATCTGCCGGGACGGCCCCGGGCTGCTGCGCCCCGCGGGCGTGCTGCTGCTGGTCCACTCGGCGCTGAGCGATCCGGACCGCACCCTGGACCTGCTGCGGGCGAGCGGCTGCAAGGCGGCCGTGGTGCGCAGGCGCTGGATCGGTTTCGGTCCGGTGCTGCGGACGCGGCAGGAGTGGCTGCGGGCCAGCGGGCTGCTGGACGCGGCCGAGGAACGGGAAGAGCTGGTGGTCATCCGTGCCGAACGACCCCTGTGA